A part of Deinococcus aerius genomic DNA contains:
- a CDS encoding LON peptidase substrate-binding domain-containing protein has product MFVPLFPLPNVVLFPGQVLPLYVFEPRYRELLARVQATGEPFGIVRIVQPREGSALPFHERVSRIGTLAHLNKAVTHEDGTSSILVVGGERFRVRDFDLTHPYLSAEVTPWPLDPGPLGEAAEDATARSLLADLLRLRPDDAEAIRQAAPHDPLLVASFTAALLPLTHEQREEALAAPTLLDRLNTLLGFVPAEVKELN; this is encoded by the coding sequence ATGTTCGTGCCGCTGTTCCCCCTTCCCAACGTCGTGCTGTTTCCCGGACAGGTGCTGCCCCTGTACGTGTTCGAGCCGCGTTACCGGGAGCTGCTGGCACGGGTGCAGGCGACCGGGGAGCCCTTCGGCATCGTGCGGATCGTGCAGCCGCGCGAGGGTTCGGCGCTGCCCTTTCACGAGCGGGTCTCGCGGATTGGCACCCTGGCGCACCTGAACAAGGCCGTGACCCACGAGGACGGCACGAGTTCGATCCTGGTCGTGGGGGGCGAGCGCTTCCGGGTGCGGGACTTCGACCTGACCCACCCCTACCTGAGTGCGGAGGTGACCCCCTGGCCCCTGGACCCCGGCCCCCTGGGCGAGGCAGCCGAGGACGCCACGGCCCGCAGCCTGCTGGCCGACCTGCTGCGCCTGCGCCCGGACGACGCCGAAGCCATCCGCCAGGCCGCCCCGCACGACCCCCTGCTGGTCGCCAGCTTCACGGCGGCGCTGCTACCCCTGACCCACGAGCAGCGCGAGGAGGCCCTCGCCGCGCCCACCCTGCTTGACCGCCTGAACACCCTGCTGGGCTTTGTGCCCGCCGAGGTCAAGGAGCTCAATTAG